The bacterium genome contains the following window.
AGGGGACGGCGGGAGCGAGAAAGGGTCCGCACGCGAGGCCTCCTTGGCAGGGGGATTGCACCCATAACCCGTTGAAATCAGTGCGGAAGCTAGCACCGCGGGGCGGGGGCGGTCAATGGCGAAGGGCGGCGGTTCCGCCTCAAGCGGCCTCCCTCGACTGCCGATAGCCAGAAGGGCGGGGCGCCACGAGAAGACGGCGCCCGGCCAGCACGAGACCCTACTGCGAAGGACCGGCTGCCGAGCATGTTGGCGATCATCGGTGTCCTCGTCGTCATCTTCGCCGTGGTGGGAGGCTACGCCTACACCAAAGGCCCCTTCGCCGTGCTCTTCCAGCCGGCGGAGCTGATCATCATCATCGGCGCCGCGGTCGGCATCGTCCTGCTGGGCTCGCCGCCGAAGGTGCTCAAGCATCTGCTGCGCGCCCTGCCCGT
Protein-coding sequences here:
- a CDS encoding flagellar motor stator protein MotA (With MotB forms the ion channels that couple flagellar rotation to proton/sodium motive force across the membrane and forms the stator elements of the rotary flagellar machine); the protein is MLAIIGVLVVIFAVVGGYAYTKGPFAVLFQPAELIIIIGAAVGIVLLGSPPKVLKHLLRALPVVFKGSPYTKATYLELLKMQFEVFSKIRKGGLLAMEEDVGDPHNSPI